The Clostridiales bacterium region TGCAACTGGCATTAAAAGTTTATTATTATCTTCAAAAAAACGTCCAAGCATTACCTGTGGTGATAACCATAAGCTATCATTTATAGCCTGACCTGTAAAACTCGTAAAACTACTCCAAGGAAGCGAACTTATATCGTAACAATTACCAGGGAACTCACCTTTAGCCGTAACACTACGCTTTTCACCATAGGTACTAATATCATAAATAACTCTGTCATAAAATGCTCTAAAATCATCCGTATACTCTGTCCACAATAACGAAATTTTCTTATCACTTTCATGAAAAATTGGATAACGTGGGTAGATTGCATCGTAAATTCCCAAAATACCATCCTCATCAAAATTCATTCTAAATTCGCTGTTTTTATTTACTATTCTAGAAACAACATATATAAAAACAGGATAATGTCTCAGATTGTTTTTTTTAATTAGTTTAACTAAATTAGTAACATCGACATTCATAGTCATGCTTATCTTACAACAATTTTTTGTTGTAAACCATTCATAATATTCTTTCCTATCCCAGTTGTTTAGATCTATTTTTTCAAATTTCATTAATATCATCCTTTATTATTTTTTTAGCAAAAAATCTCTGTCAAGTATTTTTCTCTTTTTTATTCTATAATAATTAATCCACTATTTCAATTTTTTTCTTCTTACCAAAAACGCCGTAAAGGCCCTAACTTCAGTTATAGGGATATAAAGCGGCATTAAAAAAATTATACATATACTTGCATTATATAAATTAGTGATATATAATAAGCGAATAAATCTAACAATAATGTGGTTTATTCATGCAAATATCACGTGGTGTTTTGTCCGAAATATCGACGTTCCGTATTGAAATATGGAGTTGAAGTTAGGTTAAAGGAGTTGATTATAGAAACATGCACTAAACTTAGTGTCGAAATCATAGAAATGGAGATAATGCCAGATCATGTACATTTGCTAATTGAAGTAGATCCACAATTTGGAATACATAAGGTAGTAAAAAGAATAAAGGGGTATTCCTCTAGGATGTTAAGGCAAGAATTTGCATGGCTAAAATCAAGAATACCCACGCTTTGGACCAATAGTTATTTTGTATCAACAGTAGGTGGTGCACCACTTTCTGTGATTAAGCAGTATATTGAGAATCAGAAAAATGTTTAGGAGGTGATTTTGTGCAATTGGTGGAAACAGTGAAGTTATACTTGAGTAATTATAAGAAAAAGCTTGTGGCTTGTACAATGAAAGAATATATAGCTACAGTCAATAGTCTTGTTGCTATGGATATAGACGGCACATCAATTGCCAAAATCACGACAGCTAACGTTAATGCGAACTTGCCATCTGCATTAACTAATCAATGTATTTAGAGATGCGAAATCGATTGTAAAGAATTATCGAAAAAAATGTCGCGATGTAGAAAGAATAAATAAGGAACTGGAAAAGAGAAAATCGAATATTAGAAAAAGTGAACCAACAGTGCCAGTTGTAAAAAGACCTTGTTGTTATATAAACAGTCAAAACTTCAAGATAAAAGGTAATAGGATAGAATTTCCAGTAAGAATACAAGGAAAAACAAAGAGGATATCGGTTAATACTAAAATGACTGAGCGTCAAAAAGAACATCTATCCTGTGCAAAACTTGGTATCATGCGTATTATAAAAAAACAAGATTGTATTATGGCACAGTTGGTGTATGAAGTGGAGGAGGTGGAAATGAAAACAGAAGGTAATGTTAAGGGAGTAGATTTGGGAATCAAATGTCCAGCAGTAAGCCATTGTACAGATGGTAGTGTAAAGTTTTATGGGAATGGACGTAAAAATAAATACATGCGTAGGAGATATGAATATCTTAGAAAGAAATTGCAAAAAAGATTAGTGCAGTAAAGCGTATCAATAATAAGGAACAACGCATAATGAAAGATATAGATCATAAAATAAGTCATGATATTGTGAAAACTGCTAAAGAACACAATGTCAGAGTCATAAAATTAGAGCGATTTTCAAATATTAGCTCTACGACAAGAACAAGTCGTAAAAACAATCATAGTCTACATAATTGGTCATTCTATAGACTGATGCAGTTTATAGAATACAAAGCAAAACGTGTAGGGATATCAGTTGAATATGTGGATCCTGCT contains the following coding sequences:
- a CDS encoding type A chloramphenicol O-acetyltransferase is translated as MILMKFEKIDLNNWDRKEYYEWFTTKNCCKISMTMNVDVTNLVKLIKKNNLRHYPVFIYVVSRIVNKNSEFRMNFDEDGILGIYDAIYPRYPIFHESDKKISLLWTEYTDDFRAFYDRVIYDISTYGEKRSVTAKGEFPGNCYDISSLPWSSFTSFTGQAINDSLWLSPQVMLGRFFEDNNKLLMPVALSVHHAVCDGYHVSRFFSDLQDLIVDFNL
- the tnpA gene encoding IS200/IS605 family transposase — protein: MVYSCKYHVVFCPKYRRSVLKYGVEVRLKELIIETCTKLSVEIIEMEIMPDHVHLLIEVDPQFGIHKVVKRIKGYSSRMLRQEFAWLKSRIPTLWTNSYFVSTVGGAPLSVIKQYIENQKNV
- a CDS encoding transposase, giving the protein MKDIDHKISHDIVKTAKEHNVRVIKLERFSNISSTTRTSRKNNHSLHNWSFYRLMQFIEYKAKRVGISVEYVDPAYTSQKCPICGSVHHANDRSYVCECGFRTHRDLLRAMNICRSTEYVGNRHTA